From a region of the Ardenticatena maritima genome:
- a CDS encoding metal-dependent hydrolase, giving the protein MLPFGHVGAGLLWGRWIAPRVRHLSAAEVRRLGGLGGVLPDIDLPVGLLWYWWRERRIEIRHHQWPTHTPLFHLAWLVLGYTWATLRRNRALQERILVLGGAACLHIVQDVVGTGDGVQLFYPLSRRHLGVGLFNCHGRDWLRGYVRSAFFWCELVFGLLGLIVWRWPQKYDKERVLFGDGEGFSYHTGASPKM; this is encoded by the coding sequence ATGTTGCCATTTGGACATGTTGGAGCTGGTCTTCTCTGGGGGCGATGGATCGCGCCGCGGGTGCGGCATCTTTCTGCCGCTGAAGTGAGGCGCTTGGGTGGGCTGGGGGGCGTCTTGCCGGATATTGACTTGCCTGTGGGGCTTCTCTGGTATTGGTGGCGAGAACGGCGCATAGAGATTCGTCATCATCAATGGCCGACGCATACGCCGCTGTTTCATCTTGCGTGGCTCGTGTTGGGGTACACGTGGGCAACGCTCCGTCGAAACCGGGCTTTGCAAGAACGTATTTTGGTGCTGGGCGGCGCGGCGTGTCTCCACATTGTGCAAGATGTGGTTGGCACTGGTGATGGTGTGCAACTATTTTACCCGCTGAGCCGCCGTCATCTCGGTGTGGGGCTGTTCAACTGCCATGGCCGCGATTGGTTGCGTGGCTATGTGCGCAGCGCTTTCTTTTGGTGCGAACTGGTTTTTGGGCTGTTGGGGCTGATTGTGTGGCGGTGGCCGCAGAAGTATGACAAAGAGCGTGTATTGTTTGGGGATGGGGAAGGCTTTTCGTATCATACGGGTGCGAGCCCAAAGATGTAA
- the glpX gene encoding class II fructose-bisphosphatase, translating into MKPEARNFGLELVRATEAAALAAGAWMGKGNIVTPDAEAANAMYDVLNSVEMEGYVLLGEERKTGEESPLATGRRVGTGDGPKMDVVADPIDGRKLVAQGLPGALSFAAIAPYGTMWRPRPAVYMEKLIVNHEAASVLVPECLDAPAAWTLALIARAKGKQVGDLVVFVLDRPRHHDLIAEIRSAGAHIMLRSDGDVAGAILAALADDRVDVLMGIGGVVEGTLAACAVRAMGGGMLGRLAPQTKAEYEAVTAAGLDLKRVFTCADIVQSDDVYFAATGITDGPLLDGVVYSRHVRHTHSLVLRGVSRTRREIRTEHWSEFFEKRLC; encoded by the coding sequence ATGAAGCCTGAAGCACGCAATTTTGGGCTGGAACTGGTACGCGCGACCGAAGCCGCCGCTTTGGCTGCCGGCGCCTGGATGGGGAAGGGAAATATCGTCACCCCGGATGCCGAGGCGGCCAATGCGATGTACGATGTGTTGAACAGCGTTGAGATGGAAGGGTACGTTTTGCTGGGGGAAGAGCGCAAAACGGGGGAAGAATCCCCCTTGGCGACTGGCCGCCGTGTTGGAACGGGAGACGGTCCCAAGATGGATGTGGTGGCTGACCCCATTGATGGTCGCAAATTGGTGGCACAGGGCTTGCCTGGAGCGCTTTCATTTGCCGCCATAGCACCATATGGAACGATGTGGCGTCCGCGCCCCGCGGTTTACATGGAAAAATTGATCGTCAATCACGAAGCCGCTTCTGTTTTGGTGCCGGAATGCCTGGACGCACCCGCCGCCTGGACATTGGCGCTTATTGCGCGCGCGAAAGGGAAGCAAGTGGGCGACCTGGTTGTTTTCGTGCTGGACCGTCCACGCCACCACGATTTGATTGCCGAAATTCGCTCTGCCGGGGCGCATATCATGCTGCGTAGCGATGGCGATGTGGCTGGGGCGATTCTGGCGGCATTGGCTGATGACCGCGTGGATGTGCTGATGGGGATTGGGGGTGTTGTCGAAGGCACGTTGGCAGCTTGCGCGGTGCGCGCCATGGGCGGAGGCATGCTGGGGCGTCTGGCGCCGCAGACGAAAGCCGAGTATGAAGCCGTGACCGCGGCGGGTTTGGATTTGAAACGCGTGTTTACTTGCGCCGATATCGTCCAGTCGGATGATGTCTATTTTGCGGCAACGGGCATTACTGACGGTCCTCTGCTTGATGGTGTTGTGTATAGCCGCCATGTGCGGCATACGCATTCGCTGGTTTTGCGGGGGGTGAGCCGCACGCGGCGCGAAATTCGCACGGAGCATTGGTCAGAATTTTTTGAGAAACGACTATGCTGA
- a CDS encoding DegV family protein has protein sequence MEQRLNIVTDTTCVLPDAFFEQYPIVRVPTWVHFGEQGFREIVDISTEDLFARVEQTRMIPKTSQPTPAQFVEVYQSLPPDVPILSIHLSSFLSGTFRSAELAAAECPDRHILLFDSRAFHFGLGFMVWDALEQAAQGAALDAIMARLMWRREHTFLALTPKTLDYLRLSGRVSMLQHALGAMLNVKPIISLKDGRLIADGRTRTRKRALAEIVERVARAVTPEDRAVWVGIAHAGVPEEAAWLKEQIEARVNAVRCVVGGLTPAVAVHGGPGVIGAFLTPAEPAPEELEVVMGGTNERRTGLAF, from the coding sequence ATGGAACAACGACTCAACATCGTAACTGATACAACGTGTGTGCTCCCCGATGCTTTTTTCGAGCAGTATCCGATTGTGCGGGTGCCTACGTGGGTGCATTTTGGCGAACAAGGGTTTCGCGAGATTGTGGATATCAGCACGGAAGACCTCTTTGCGCGCGTCGAACAAACGCGCATGATTCCCAAAACTTCGCAACCCACACCCGCCCAATTTGTTGAAGTGTATCAATCGTTGCCGCCCGATGTGCCGATTCTCTCCATCCACCTTTCCTCATTTCTGAGCGGGACTTTTCGTTCAGCAGAATTGGCGGCGGCGGAATGCCCTGATCGGCATATTTTGCTGTTCGATAGCCGCGCATTCCACTTTGGGCTGGGGTTTATGGTGTGGGATGCCCTGGAACAGGCGGCACAGGGCGCGGCGCTCGATGCGATTATGGCGCGTTTGATGTGGCGACGTGAGCATACGTTTCTGGCTTTGACCCCCAAGACGCTCGACTATTTGCGTTTGAGTGGACGGGTTTCGATGTTGCAGCATGCCTTAGGCGCTATGCTCAATGTCAAACCGATTATCTCGCTCAAGGATGGGCGCTTGATTGCCGATGGGCGCACGCGCACACGCAAACGGGCATTGGCCGAAATTGTGGAACGCGTGGCGCGCGCGGTAACGCCGGAAGACCGTGCGGTCTGGGTGGGGATTGCGCATGCCGGCGTGCCGGAAGAAGCCGCGTGGCTCAAGGAACAGATTGAGGCGCGGGTCAATGCGGTGCGTTGCGTGGTTGGCGGCTTGACGCCGGCGGTCGCGGTGCATGGCGGACCAGGGGTGATTGGCGCGTTTCTGACGCCGGCCGAACCGGCGCCCGAAGAATTGGAAGTGGTGATGGGAGGTACAAATGAGCGACGTACTGGATTGGCTTTCTGA
- a CDS encoding Crp/Fnr family transcriptional regulator — translation MVPSHLLKQQPLFRQIDERALEDILQHAHTRTLEKGAFLFYQDDPATAFYIVERGRIRLSQLSPEGQQVIVRFLTEGEAFGIVAVLSNIPYPVAADAVEETTLLGWEGETFRHLMLKYPQLALNGMQIMAQYMRETIARLREITTERVEQRIARALLRLARQMGKKTPDGILIDMTLTRKDVAEMSGTTLYTVSRTLSKWQEAGFIQSSREQICICNPHQLAQIAEDWEA, via the coding sequence ATGGTACCAAGTCACCTGCTCAAACAACAACCTCTTTTCCGGCAGATTGATGAACGTGCGTTAGAGGATATTCTCCAGCACGCGCATACGCGCACACTTGAAAAAGGCGCGTTTCTCTTTTATCAAGATGACCCAGCCACCGCGTTTTACATCGTCGAACGTGGTCGCATTCGCCTTTCCCAACTTTCCCCTGAAGGGCAACAAGTCATCGTCCGCTTCCTCACAGAAGGCGAAGCCTTTGGCATTGTGGCCGTATTGAGCAACATTCCCTATCCGGTCGCGGCAGATGCGGTGGAAGAGACGACCTTGCTTGGTTGGGAAGGCGAAACATTTCGCCACCTCATGCTCAAATACCCGCAACTTGCCCTCAACGGGATGCAGATTATGGCGCAGTATATGCGCGAAACCATCGCCCGCCTGCGTGAAATCACGACCGAGCGGGTTGAGCAACGCATTGCGCGCGCCTTGTTGCGCCTGGCGCGCCAAATGGGGAAGAAAACCCCCGACGGAATTCTCATTGACATGACACTCACCCGCAAGGACGTTGCTGAAATGAGCGGCACAACGTTGTACACCGTAAGCCGCACGCTCAGCAAATGGCAAGAAGCCGGTTTCATCCAGAGTAGCCGCGAGCAGATTTGCATTTGCAATCCCCACCAACTGGCGCAAATTGCGGAAGATTGGGAGGCCTGA
- the sulP gene encoding sulfate permease has protein sequence MPSLTQPLKYLAHPLDVVRSYDRRHLRDDFIAGLTVGVIMLPQAIAFTLIAELPPQMGLYAAVVGSIVGALWGSSRQIQTGPANAIALLTASVLSVVADPGSALYIQAAGLVAIMAGVLQVALGLARLGMLVNFVSYSVIVGFTAGAGVLIAVKQVRPLLGLHFQSANIVQTLLNILTHLPDTHLPTAAIGLGSIVLILLVRRLNRRLPAPLIAMIVASGLVLAFHLEALGVEVVGDLPRSLPPLTIPPLRLDLISELSTGALAIAAIGLVSAAAIGQALSNQTGQRIDNNQEFVGQGLANIAAGLFSGYPVAASFSRSAVNLEAGAKSPFASIFAGLFMLVAIFVLTPFVAFVPMAALAGVLMVTAYNLIDFAEIRRIARGARGDAVILFSTLLGTIFLRLEFAVLLGILLSFAHYIIKTSAPVVHAVIPDPEFRRLVQDDSRPQCPQLGILDIHGDLYFGAVNHIEEAIERHLAEHPSQRFLLLRMHTVNVADFSGIHMLERLVEKMRAQGGDVYLTYVRRPLLRVLESTKFLETIGEDHILWERTAIHTLFYHALDPNVCIYECPVRVFRECQNLPRSVIVDTEIAERAREIEPVQIPAVDPATLWDLLHTDRPPLVVDVREPREFRRGHIPGALLVPLSHLLAGEVPDLPHDRTLVLVCRMGRRSPRAAALLQQYGYTDLLMLEGGMLAWEAANLLEAFNIADVEEIKV, from the coding sequence ATGCCCTCTTTGACGCAGCCTTTGAAGTATCTCGCGCATCCGCTTGATGTTGTTCGTTCATATGACCGCCGCCATTTGCGCGATGATTTCATCGCAGGCTTGACGGTCGGCGTGATTATGCTCCCGCAAGCCATCGCCTTTACGCTTATTGCCGAATTGCCGCCCCAAATGGGGCTGTATGCTGCTGTTGTGGGTTCTATCGTTGGGGCATTGTGGGGCTCTTCACGTCAAATTCAAACCGGGCCGGCGAACGCGATTGCGCTGTTGACGGCTTCGGTGCTCAGCGTTGTGGCTGACCCCGGTTCTGCGCTCTACATTCAGGCTGCTGGTTTGGTGGCGATTATGGCGGGCGTGTTGCAAGTGGCGCTGGGGCTGGCGCGCCTGGGGATGCTGGTCAATTTCGTTTCGTATTCGGTGATTGTAGGGTTCACAGCAGGCGCCGGTGTGTTGATTGCCGTCAAGCAAGTGCGCCCTTTGCTGGGTTTGCATTTTCAATCGGCGAACATTGTTCAAACATTGCTGAATATCCTCACTCACTTGCCTGATACACACCTACCAACCGCCGCCATTGGTCTGGGCTCAATTGTGCTCATTCTTCTGGTGCGACGTCTCAACCGCCGTTTGCCGGCGCCTTTGATCGCCATGATTGTTGCGTCGGGATTGGTGCTGGCGTTTCATCTGGAAGCACTCGGTGTTGAGGTTGTGGGCGACTTACCGCGCTCATTGCCCCCGCTCACCATTCCCCCCTTGCGCCTCGATTTGATTTCGGAGTTGTCCACCGGTGCGTTGGCGATTGCTGCTATTGGCTTGGTGAGCGCCGCAGCCATTGGTCAGGCGCTCTCCAACCAAACGGGGCAACGGATTGACAACAACCAGGAATTTGTAGGACAGGGGCTCGCCAACATTGCGGCGGGCTTGTTTTCGGGGTATCCGGTGGCGGCGTCCTTTTCGCGTTCGGCTGTCAACCTGGAAGCAGGCGCCAAAAGCCCGTTCGCTTCGATTTTCGCCGGCTTGTTCATGCTGGTGGCCATTTTCGTCCTTACGCCATTTGTGGCGTTTGTCCCGATGGCGGCGCTTGCCGGTGTGTTGATGGTGACGGCGTATAACCTGATAGACTTTGCTGAAATTCGGCGTATCGCACGCGGGGCGCGCGGAGATGCCGTGATTTTGTTTTCGACCCTGCTGGGGACGATTTTTTTGCGTTTGGAGTTTGCCGTCTTGCTGGGGATTTTGCTTTCATTTGCCCACTATATCATCAAAACCAGCGCCCCGGTGGTCCACGCCGTCATTCCCGACCCCGAATTTCGCCGCCTGGTGCAAGATGATTCCCGACCGCAATGCCCGCAGTTGGGCATTCTGGATATTCATGGCGACCTCTATTTTGGCGCGGTCAATCACATCGAAGAAGCCATTGAACGCCATCTGGCGGAACACCCTTCGCAACGCTTTTTGTTGTTGCGCATGCACACAGTCAATGTGGCCGATTTTAGCGGTATTCACATGTTGGAGCGGCTTGTCGAGAAAATGCGCGCCCAGGGGGGCGATGTCTATTTGACCTACGTGCGCCGCCCCTTATTGCGTGTGTTGGAGTCCACCAAGTTTTTGGAAACGATTGGCGAAGACCATATTTTGTGGGAGCGTACCGCAATTCATACCTTGTTCTACCATGCTCTTGACCCCAATGTGTGCATTTATGAGTGCCCGGTGCGCGTTTTTCGCGAATGCCAAAACCTGCCACGTTCAGTTATTGTAGATACGGAGATTGCTGAGCGTGCTCGCGAGATAGAACCGGTCCAGATTCCTGCGGTTGACCCAGCCACATTGTGGGATTTATTGCACACAGACAGACCGCCGCTTGTGGTAGATGTACGTGAGCCGCGCGAATTCCGCCGAGGGCATATTCCCGGTGCGTTGCTTGTGCCGCTTTCGCATTTGCTGGCTGGCGAAGTGCCTGACCTGCCCCACGATCGCACGCTGGTGCTTGTCTGTCGCATGGGGCGGCGTAGCCCACGTGCCGCGGCGTTGTTGCAACAATATGGCTACACGGATTTGTTGATGCTAGAAGGCGGTATGCTAGCGTGGGAAGCCGCGAATTTGCTCGAAGCCTTCAACATTGCCGATGTAGAGGAGATAAAGGTATGA
- a CDS encoding diguanylate cyclase: MNQPIPRDTLTGAYAREGLPALWQTLASQGYIALCFFDIDYFKSINDAFGHHVGDEVLRHVVSVVGASVRQNDVLVRYAGDEFVLLMPGIGLSEAHLVAERVLAEIQATPFVVDGRSISLTLSMGLALFPEEGDTLEQILRLADERTFCAKQAGRAQVVSRDGYHSFRQMLEAAWLRAHEEAVNRFRVWLLSERSPIFEIEGAKASGYARLATMLARMAVQSGWRLLHARALRAAQPRQYALLFQLMEQAGEKPLFGIDDVYAWVKKQTTPVLFVIEQIEHIDAASAHRLLELLELVSPSRLRILTTRTLSPERPVFPAHVRVQTKPLAPDVLKEVLVAEFGNIAVEWCTPIYTLTEGALENVAAFAQILRTGHPLDERRRREGLPAITARRVQYALKQWETRSISEPIVPNSSSEQEFIALNAFHALSALGETHKRIVVSGAKGVGKSMLLAQVAREIAEREQKALLECALPFSASPEMRANVIHAAYMRLRQEPLGYLLPMEVQHFDGVVALLNGSGTQEETFAFLEWLGNFLPRARIFVETRQLSSVPGDWYLFNVQTLTPEEGVFFLEQLQGAPFPERTSEWLKTAMQVASITPDLLKLWGAYIEQKGMTAFIELLSGERIAFEGEGTPDAEQTILAHLVDAHLYYWRHILDEPTRDIVQGLAVFEGAFTAQAAQRIVGISPFRLRMLEAHRLVYRVAPGYFKLNYVLRQIIRETPAFARDMQMYRLRHAEYFAAFVQTHISTKEHLKLPQIEYVLPDIVAAWEWSHAHQKVALWDPAFEPLMRYLGGYERLDFMQKMLQSVEYILQEKQKFPVSMQAMVLYFKAILEYRLGNAQEALRLFDATEQALQRWTPATLEENNKRTGFHIELGINRVFYLMGEGRFDESEQLAHRLLASDYVARHLEIRMRLITALSGIYFLRQDFQKTEHYLRQVLSLLEQEQSDVRFRATTLNNLASALYHQGKLQDALKMAQESLALAEQIHYRSGIVSVLDTIADIHRLCGDFAQAAFEWYRALILAREIHAWVMCNEVLAGIACLFEGAGHHDEARQLARALTMDTRSVHLVHSRVAHILAASEPSDEIPPTVDALFDEVLLRLWRLAHMKEKGFS, from the coding sequence TTGAACCAACCTATCCCACGTGATACTCTTACCGGAGCATATGCGCGTGAAGGGTTGCCTGCACTCTGGCAAACCCTGGCGTCGCAAGGGTATATAGCGCTCTGCTTCTTCGACATTGATTACTTCAAAAGTATCAACGATGCTTTTGGGCACCACGTGGGCGATGAGGTGTTGCGGCACGTTGTATCTGTTGTGGGTGCCAGCGTGCGGCAAAACGATGTGCTTGTGCGCTATGCGGGCGATGAATTTGTGCTGCTGATGCCCGGAATTGGCTTGTCAGAAGCGCACCTGGTGGCGGAGCGGGTGTTAGCGGAGATTCAGGCAACCCCCTTTGTAGTGGATGGCCGCTCGATTTCCCTCACATTGAGCATGGGGCTTGCCCTCTTTCCAGAAGAGGGCGACACGCTTGAGCAGATATTGCGCCTGGCGGATGAACGCACGTTTTGCGCAAAGCAGGCGGGGCGTGCACAAGTTGTCTCGCGAGACGGCTACCATTCTTTTCGCCAGATGCTTGAAGCGGCGTGGCTTCGAGCGCATGAGGAAGCCGTCAACCGTTTTCGTGTGTGGTTGCTCAGTGAACGGAGCCCAATTTTTGAAATTGAAGGAGCAAAAGCAAGTGGATATGCACGCTTGGCGACCATGCTGGCGCGCATGGCGGTACAATCTGGTTGGCGTCTGCTTCATGCGCGTGCACTCCGAGCGGCACAGCCCAGGCAATATGCGCTCCTTTTTCAGTTGATGGAACAGGCTGGAGAGAAACCACTCTTCGGCATAGATGACGTATACGCTTGGGTGAAAAAACAGACAACCCCTGTGCTTTTTGTGATTGAGCAGATTGAGCATATAGATGCCGCCAGTGCTCACCGTTTACTTGAACTCTTGGAGTTGGTATCGCCTTCACGGTTGCGGATACTGACCACACGAACCCTCTCCCCAGAACGGCCTGTATTTCCAGCACACGTGCGGGTTCAGACCAAGCCGCTTGCTCCTGATGTACTCAAAGAGGTGCTTGTAGCCGAATTTGGGAACATAGCAGTAGAATGGTGTACCCCTATTTACACACTCACAGAAGGCGCTTTGGAAAACGTCGCAGCGTTTGCCCAGATTCTTCGCACGGGGCACCCACTTGATGAGCGCCGTCGTCGAGAAGGCTTGCCGGCTATCACCGCGCGCCGCGTGCAATATGCTTTGAAGCAGTGGGAGACGCGCAGCATTTCTGAACCGATTGTGCCAAACAGTTCCTCAGAGCAGGAATTTATTGCGCTCAACGCGTTTCATGCTCTGAGTGCACTTGGAGAAACGCACAAACGTATTGTTGTCAGTGGGGCAAAAGGGGTTGGCAAGAGCATGTTGCTTGCGCAAGTTGCGCGTGAGATTGCTGAGCGTGAGCAGAAGGCTTTGTTGGAATGCGCCTTGCCTTTTTCTGCTTCTCCTGAGATGCGTGCGAACGTCATACACGCGGCGTATATGCGCTTGCGACAAGAACCGTTGGGATATTTGTTGCCTATGGAGGTACAACATTTTGATGGTGTTGTTGCTCTCCTCAATGGTTCTGGAACACAGGAAGAGACGTTCGCTTTCTTGGAGTGGCTTGGCAATTTTTTGCCTCGCGCTCGTATCTTCGTGGAAACAAGACAGCTTTCGAGTGTGCCCGGCGACTGGTATCTTTTCAACGTTCAGACGTTGACGCCAGAAGAAGGCGTTTTCTTTTTGGAACAGCTGCAAGGTGCGCCATTTCCCGAACGTACCAGTGAATGGCTGAAAACAGCCATGCAAGTTGCCTCTATCACACCTGATTTGTTGAAACTATGGGGCGCGTATATCGAACAAAAAGGTATGACGGCTTTTATTGAATTGCTGAGTGGAGAGCGTATCGCTTTTGAGGGAGAGGGAACTCCCGATGCTGAGCAAACGATACTCGCGCATTTGGTTGATGCCCACTTGTATTATTGGCGTCATATTTTAGATGAGCCGACTCGCGATATCGTGCAGGGCTTGGCTGTTTTTGAAGGGGCGTTTACAGCGCAAGCGGCGCAACGTATTGTAGGGATTAGCCCCTTTCGTTTGCGAATGTTAGAAGCGCATCGCCTGGTCTATCGTGTAGCCCCAGGATATTTCAAATTGAATTATGTTCTACGCCAAATTATTCGGGAAACCCCCGCCTTTGCACGGGATATGCAAATGTATCGCTTACGCCATGCAGAATACTTTGCGGCCTTCGTGCAAACACATATTTCCACAAAAGAGCATTTAAAACTTCCACAAATTGAGTATGTTTTGCCTGATATTGTGGCTGCATGGGAATGGTCGCATGCTCATCAAAAGGTGGCGTTGTGGGATCCCGCTTTTGAGCCCCTTATGCGGTATTTGGGGGGGTATGAACGTTTGGATTTTATGCAGAAGATGTTACAAAGTGTTGAGTATATTCTCCAGGAAAAGCAAAAATTTCCCGTTTCAATGCAGGCAATGGTTTTGTACTTTAAGGCGATTTTAGAATATCGTCTTGGGAATGCTCAGGAAGCGCTTCGACTTTTTGATGCTACCGAACAAGCCTTGCAAAGATGGACGCCGGCAACATTGGAGGAGAACAACAAGCGGACGGGGTTCCATATCGAGCTCGGCATCAATCGCGTGTTCTACCTGATGGGAGAAGGGCGATTTGATGAAAGTGAGCAGCTAGCGCACAGATTGCTTGCGTCTGACTATGTTGCTCGGCATCTTGAGATTCGCATGCGTTTGATTACTGCACTCAGTGGTATTTATTTTTTGCGTCAGGATTTTCAAAAAACCGAGCATTATTTGCGGCAAGTCCTCTCACTGCTTGAGCAGGAGCAGTCAGATGTTCGATTTCGGGCAACCACATTGAACAACTTGGCAAGTGCGTTATACCACCAGGGAAAATTGCAAGACGCATTGAAAATGGCGCAGGAGTCGCTGGCGCTTGCGGAACAGATTCATTATCGAAGTGGTATCGTGAGTGTGCTGGATACTATCGCTGATATTCATCGTTTGTGCGGGGATTTTGCCCAAGCGGCATTTGAGTGGTATCGCGCACTCATACTGGCGCGTGAAATACATGCTTGGGTCATGTGCAACGAAGTTTTGGCTGGTATTGCGTGTTTATTTGAAGGTGCAGGGCATCACGATGAAGCCAGACAATTGGCGCGCGCGCTGACCATGGATACGCGCTCTGTTCATCTGGTGCATTCGCGTGTTGCGCATATTCTGGCAGCATCTGAACCATCTGACGAGATACCTCCAACAGTGGATGCACTGTTTGATGAAGTCTTATTGCGTTTGTGGCGTTTAGCGCATATGAAAGAGAAAGGTTTTTCATGA